The following proteins come from a genomic window of Crassostrea angulata isolate pt1a10 chromosome 1, ASM2561291v2, whole genome shotgun sequence:
- the LOC128162518 gene encoding 60S ribosomal protein L15-like yields MGAYKYMQEIYRKKQSDILRFLLRVRSWQYRQLSSCHRAPRPTRPDKARKLGYKAKQGFVIYRVRVRRGGRKVPVPKGITYGKPTTSGVNQKKFQRSHRSIAEERVGKKCGGLRVLNSYWVAQDSSYKFYEIIMVDIFHKAVRRDPKLQWICNPVHKHRELRGLTSAGKMSRGLGKGHRYTKTIGGSRRAAWKRNNLTKMRRKR; encoded by the exons ATGGGCGCGTACAAGTACATGCAGGAGATCTACAGGAAAAAGCAGAGTGATATTTTGAGGTTTCTGCTACGTGTTCGCAGCTGGCAATATCGCCAATTGTCATCTTGCCACCGTGCACCTCGCCCAACTCGCCCCGACAAGGCTAGAAAGTTGGGATACAAAGCCAAACAAG GGTTTGTCATCTACCGTGTCCGTGTTCGCCGTGGTGGCAGGAAGGTCCCTGTGCCCAAAGGAATCACCTATGGTAAACCCACAACTAGTGGTGTGAACCAAAAGAAATTCCAAAGATCACACAGATCCATTGCAGAG GAACGTGTTGGCAAGAAATGTGGTGGCCTTCGTGTGCTGAACTCCTACTGGGTAGCACAGGATTCCTCCTACAAGTTCTACGAGATCATTATGGTTGATATTTTCCACAAGGCTGTACGTCGTGACCCCAAGCTTCAATGGATCTGTAACCCAGTACACAAGCACAGGGAGCTGCGTGGTCTCACCTCTGCTGGCAAGATGTCTCGCGGTCTGGGCAAGGGACACAGATATACCAAGACAATCGGAGGCTCGCGTCGTGCTGCATGGAAGAGGAACAATTTGACCAAAATGCGCAGAAAGcgttaa
- the LOC128161298 gene encoding centriolar satellite-associated tubulin polyglutamylase complex regulator 1-like isoform X1, with amino-acid sequence MASDDRFSMTTEKYLARHQVLVYMEDAVAQLLEHREENSKINPIKFLCEYFNSVRDGNHTMFREYSYIHATPHNRASFVRLFWKCYRQIGKKGDLLSIQEYHSLLSLLCSDFPFEPVQKTAKIILLDDALDCLISFSDFIYAFQVQFYFEEFIEKSHEMYQSLHQTQRSPRDPVVVPSGSDDTKVHQNSHHPGDGVDATQYFRAIYPLCDRSNFSTPPVNVLKEILFNIPRVSFYGFLMAIAKSERINEHIGRLPSKAELLEGADADLTVQEAAIQNHVSPTVRLSNSTTASSKSKGHPISATTPSDAPQNVYPTQRPPSANQRKTPPSRTGAVNHSMKIKRGTVKKDSTDESSSDDTDDSSDTN; translated from the exons atggCATCAGACGATCGTTTTTCAATGACAACTGAGAAGTACTTAG CAAGGCATCAAGTTCTTGTTTATATGGAGGATGCAGTTGCCCAATTGTTAGAACACAGGGAGGAAAACTCCAAAATCAACCCCATTAAATTCTTATGTGAATA TTTCAATAGTGTCAGAGATGGAAACCACACAATGTTCAGAGAATACAGTTACATCCATGCAACACCACACAACAGAGCATCATTTGTTCGCCTTTTCTGGAAATGCTACCGACAAATAGGAAAGAAAGGAG ATTTATTAAGTATACAGGAGTACCATTCTCTGCTGTCCCTCCTCTGTTCAGACTTTCCTTTTGAACCAGTTCAAAAAACAGCTAA AATAATTCTACTAGATGATGCTTTGGACTGCTTGATCTCGTTTTCTGATTTTATCTACGCCTTCCAAGTGCAGTTTTATTTTGAAG AATTCATTGAGAAGAGTCATGAGATGTACCAGTCCCTGCACCAGACCCAGAGGAGCCCCAGGGACCCTGTGGTGGTCCCCTCAGGCAGTGATGACACAAAGGTCCACCAGAACAGTCACCACCCTGGGGACGGGGTGGACGCCACCCAGTACTTCCGTGCAATATACCCTCTCTGTGATAGGTCTAACTTCAG caCTCCTCCTGTGAATGTCCTGAAAGAAATCTTGTTTAACATCCCAAGAGTATCATTCTATGGCTTCCTAATGGCTATAGCAAAAAGTGAACGAATTAATGAACACATAG GTCGACTGCCATCCAAGGCGGAGTTACTGGAAGGAGCGGATGCTGATTTGACAGT ACAAGAGGCGGCCATTCAAAATCATGTCAG CCCCACAGTAAGATTAAGTAACAGTACCACAGCTAGCAGCAAGTCCAAGGGTCACCCCATTTCTGCCACCACCCCCTCAGATGCCCCTCAGAATGTGTACCCCACTCAGAGACCCCCCTCAGCCAATCAACGAAAAACCCCACCGTCACGCACTGGGGCAGTGAACCACTCGATGAAGATTAAAAGGGGGACTGTGAAAAAAGACAGTACAGATGAGAGTAGTTCTGACGACACGGACGATTCCTCAGACACTAATTAA
- the LOC128161298 gene encoding centriolar satellite-associated tubulin polyglutamylase complex regulator 1-like isoform X2 has protein sequence MASDDRFSMTTEKYLARHQVLVYMEDAVAQLLEHREENSKINPIKFLCEYFNSVRDGNHTMFREYSYIHATPHNRASFVRLFWKCYRQIGKKGDLLSIQEYHSLLSLLCSDFPFEPVQKTAKIILLDDALDCLISFSDFIYAFQVQFYFEEFIEKSHEMYQSLHQTQRSPRDPVVVPSGSDDTKVHQNSHHPGDGVDATQYFRAIYPLCDRSNFSTPPVNVLKEILFNIPRVSFYGFLMAIAKSERINEHIGRLPSKAELLEGADADLTVPTVRLSNSTTASSKSKGHPISATTPSDAPQNVYPTQRPPSANQRKTPPSRTGAVNHSMKIKRGTVKKDSTDESSSDDTDDSSDTN, from the exons atggCATCAGACGATCGTTTTTCAATGACAACTGAGAAGTACTTAG CAAGGCATCAAGTTCTTGTTTATATGGAGGATGCAGTTGCCCAATTGTTAGAACACAGGGAGGAAAACTCCAAAATCAACCCCATTAAATTCTTATGTGAATA TTTCAATAGTGTCAGAGATGGAAACCACACAATGTTCAGAGAATACAGTTACATCCATGCAACACCACACAACAGAGCATCATTTGTTCGCCTTTTCTGGAAATGCTACCGACAAATAGGAAAGAAAGGAG ATTTATTAAGTATACAGGAGTACCATTCTCTGCTGTCCCTCCTCTGTTCAGACTTTCCTTTTGAACCAGTTCAAAAAACAGCTAA AATAATTCTACTAGATGATGCTTTGGACTGCTTGATCTCGTTTTCTGATTTTATCTACGCCTTCCAAGTGCAGTTTTATTTTGAAG AATTCATTGAGAAGAGTCATGAGATGTACCAGTCCCTGCACCAGACCCAGAGGAGCCCCAGGGACCCTGTGGTGGTCCCCTCAGGCAGTGATGACACAAAGGTCCACCAGAACAGTCACCACCCTGGGGACGGGGTGGACGCCACCCAGTACTTCCGTGCAATATACCCTCTCTGTGATAGGTCTAACTTCAG caCTCCTCCTGTGAATGTCCTGAAAGAAATCTTGTTTAACATCCCAAGAGTATCATTCTATGGCTTCCTAATGGCTATAGCAAAAAGTGAACGAATTAATGAACACATAG GTCGACTGCCATCCAAGGCGGAGTTACTGGAAGGAGCGGATGCTGATTTGACAGT CCCCACAGTAAGATTAAGTAACAGTACCACAGCTAGCAGCAAGTCCAAGGGTCACCCCATTTCTGCCACCACCCCCTCAGATGCCCCTCAGAATGTGTACCCCACTCAGAGACCCCCCTCAGCCAATCAACGAAAAACCCCACCGTCACGCACTGGGGCAGTGAACCACTCGATGAAGATTAAAAGGGGGACTGTGAAAAAAGACAGTACAGATGAGAGTAGTTCTGACGACACGGACGATTCCTCAGACACTAATTAA